A single window of Candidatus Margulisiibacteriota bacterium DNA harbors:
- a CDS encoding histidine kinase dimerization/phospho-acceptor domain-containing protein → MEIKDGEEHSQLAYQEKKYSFCSESCEAVFKKLNGIKLAGEAGLGDIERKMVAYNTLKQLAVTVAHYIRNANAAISLQAELCRGTTDPALHKSVEMIKHQSDKIETVVNSLLSISDIKLQKYTGSEEEAIFDLRLLLENKIKEG, encoded by the coding sequence ATGGAGATTAAAGACGGAGAAGAGCATTCCCAACTTGCTTATCAGGAAAAGAAATATTCCTTCTGCTCCGAATCCTGCGAGGCGGTATTCAAAAAATTAAACGGCATCAAGCTTGCGGGCGAAGCGGGGCTGGGCGACATCGAACGGAAAATGGTGGCCTACAATACTTTAAAACAATTGGCAGTCACGGTGGCCCATTACATCAGGAATGCCAATGCGGCCATAAGCCTGCAGGCCGAACTTTGCCGGGGTACAACCGATCCCGCGCTTCATAAATCTGTGGAAATGATAAAACATCAGTCCGATAAGATTGAAACGGTGGTTAATTCTCTCCTATCTATTTCGGATATCAAATTACAGAAATATACCGGTAGTGAAGAGGAAGCGATTTTTGACCTGCGCCTGTTGCTGGAGAATAAGATCAAGGAGGGATAA
- a CDS encoding YHS domain-containing protein: MKNLKYCLGLLLAMFLFSQVLAEASTHTMKGLKQPLPVKKEVAKKLPRLVECPVTKTKIDPAKTKLKTVYKGTTYYFCCPGCPEEFKKNPGKYAK, translated from the coding sequence ATGAAAAATCTTAAATATTGTTTGGGTTTGCTTCTCGCCATGTTTTTGTTTTCGCAAGTTTTGGCGGAGGCCTCAACCCACACGATGAAAGGGCTGAAACAGCCGCTGCCGGTAAAAAAGGAAGTTGCCAAGAAGCTGCCTAGGCTGGTTGAATGTCCGGTGACTAAAACAAAGATAGATCCGGCAAAAACCAAGCTAAAAACCGTTTATAAAGGGACGACCTATTATTTTTGCTGTCCCGGCTGTCCGGAAGAGTTTAAGAAGAACCCGGGGAAATACGCTAAATGA